A stretch of Ignavibacteria bacterium DNA encodes these proteins:
- a CDS encoding VWA domain-containing protein gives MEHIRFDLAAGPWWVYILLVLVAATLAVVTYARTNPPLTSLSKGLLIALRTFGLACLLLVLFEPLLRLVRSETSTPRVAIALDVSSSMAINDLAGDRAQQARSALDQLKDGLGEGTEVFFFDESLREAGTVPVDSIRFSGFRTNIAHAINSISNRSLDDRFGAIVLVTDGNHNAEDVPVHVAERSGMGIYSVGIGDTVPPRDIHAASILVNGIAVVGEPLPITVEIVQSNMEDRDVDVIFEDNAVEIGRERIALRRSIGKQSITFIWTPKTDGIRKISARIVPVQGEFTEKNNVVQDFVTVRKDKRRVLIVAGAPSPDVTFVKAALAHDPSVTIQTYIQKQGSEFYEGALPANALEDVEAVVMIGFPTQSSPRDVVERIAAACAKGRSLMFIPSLQTDYTKLGSFEKVLPFRVGGSRPQEFLVTPDVTRGASSDPIIKLNGTEADMAVWNNLPPIYRTETFVEPAPGAVTLATIRVGNAPLDEPLLMKREDGNIRSLALLGYGIYRWKLLGDGPATSRGGAVSDVLQTFMGNSLKWLSVRDDARRVRIKSTHPFYAAGERVGFIASIQDQTFAAIDDAEVKIVVEGASGRRDVILTGQGNGRYAFDIGSLAPGDYSYTGTAVSRGVQIGTDKGRFTVGDLGIEAGASARNSSLLQTLAARTGSLATSPTDIDRLIAAVKADPRLRPVARTHERELPLYHLPWLMFAGILGFSLEWFIRKRRGLV, from the coding sequence ATGGAGCACATTCGATTCGATCTCGCAGCCGGTCCTTGGTGGGTGTATATCCTCCTGGTCCTCGTTGCAGCCACCCTGGCCGTTGTCACATACGCCCGGACAAATCCGCCATTGACATCTCTGTCAAAGGGGCTTCTCATTGCCTTGCGTACGTTTGGTCTTGCATGTCTCTTGCTGGTACTCTTTGAACCCTTATTGCGTCTCGTACGCAGTGAGACGAGTACCCCACGTGTAGCCATCGCTCTCGATGTCTCGTCCTCAATGGCGATCAACGATCTCGCAGGAGACAGAGCACAGCAGGCTCGTTCGGCTCTGGATCAACTTAAAGATGGCTTAGGTGAGGGCACAGAGGTATTCTTCTTCGACGAGAGCTTGCGTGAAGCAGGAACAGTGCCGGTCGACTCTATTCGTTTCTCTGGTTTTCGAACGAATATCGCCCATGCGATCAACAGCATCTCGAATAGATCGTTGGATGACCGGTTCGGTGCCATTGTGCTTGTGACGGACGGTAATCACAATGCTGAAGACGTACCCGTTCATGTTGCCGAACGTTCCGGCATGGGCATCTATTCCGTTGGGATCGGCGATACCGTGCCACCTCGTGATATACACGCGGCCAGTATTCTCGTCAATGGCATTGCCGTGGTAGGGGAGCCCCTTCCCATTACCGTTGAGATCGTTCAGTCGAACATGGAAGACCGAGATGTTGATGTGATCTTCGAAGACAACGCTGTTGAGATCGGCAGAGAACGTATCGCGCTGCGCCGATCGATCGGGAAACAGTCCATAACGTTCATATGGACTCCAAAGACTGACGGAATTCGGAAGATCAGCGCACGTATCGTTCCTGTGCAGGGGGAGTTCACCGAAAAGAACAACGTGGTTCAAGACTTTGTAACGGTCCGCAAGGACAAGCGCCGAGTATTGATCGTTGCAGGAGCTCCAAGTCCGGACGTCACGTTTGTCAAGGCGGCTCTTGCACACGATCCATCGGTGACCATCCAGACCTACATCCAAAAGCAGGGATCAGAGTTCTATGAAGGGGCTCTCCCGGCCAATGCACTTGAGGATGTAGAAGCCGTTGTCATGATCGGGTTCCCAACCCAGTCTTCGCCTCGCGACGTAGTTGAACGGATCGCAGCCGCCTGCGCTAAGGGTCGGTCGCTCATGTTCATCCCATCACTTCAAACCGACTACACGAAGTTGGGTTCCTTTGAAAAGGTGCTTCCGTTCCGAGTTGGTGGATCGAGACCGCAGGAGTTCTTGGTGACGCCCGACGTCACACGCGGCGCATCTTCTGATCCAATCATCAAACTCAACGGCACAGAAGCGGACATGGCCGTTTGGAACAATCTTCCACCCATTTATCGAACTGAGACGTTCGTTGAACCAGCGCCAGGTGCCGTAACACTGGCGACCATTCGCGTCGGCAACGCTCCGTTAGATGAGCCCCTTCTCATGAAGAGGGAAGACGGAAACATCCGCTCACTTGCTCTGCTGGGATATGGGATCTATCGTTGGAAGCTGCTTGGCGATGGTCCGGCCACGTCTCGTGGGGGAGCCGTGAGCGATGTCCTGCAGACCTTCATGGGTAACTCCCTTAAGTGGCTCAGTGTTCGTGATGATGCACGGCGAGTCAGGATCAAGAGCACTCATCCGTTCTATGCAGCCGGTGAACGTGTCGGCTTCATCGCCTCGATCCAGGACCAGACCTTTGCCGCGATCGATGATGCTGAGGTGAAGATCGTTGTTGAAGGGGCTTCCGGGCGCCGTGATGTGATCCTGACCGGGCAGGGCAATGGTCGATACGCCTTCGACATCGGCTCGCTTGCCCCAGGTGACTATTCGTATACAGGCACGGCGGTAAGTAGGGGCGTACAGATCGGGACGGACAAAGGCAGATTCACTGTAGGCGATCTAGGGATCGAGGCAGGAGCTTCTGCAAGAAACAGTTCATTGCTCCAGACACTTGCTGCCCGAACAGGCAGCCTTGCAACGTCTCCAACTGATATCGATAGGCTCATCGCTGCCGTTAAAGCTGACCCAAGACTTCGTCCAGTGGCCCGTACTCACGAACGCGAATTACCACTGTACCACCTTCCTTGGCTGATGTTTGCCGGGATCCTTGGATTTTCATTGGAGTGGTTCATCCGCAAACGCAGGGGACTTGTCTAG
- a CDS encoding lycopene cyclase domain-containing protein: MMTYRGFHLRWTIPLAIASMTIWAASPSPFSALVVLSGLCLVVVAFTFPWDDWAVAQGVWDFPSDRVLYRVRHLPIEEIFFFVIQTIQVGALTAALAAYMPSTSHEDVRFDTQTLVSLSIVSCAWVGAWFVARRWRRVTVSVTYAWHLLFWFAPVIIMQWVFGWPILGPRTSIIVLASVSIGTILVLSDIWAVKRGIWFFDEKQITGLKAFGVLPWEEIAFFYVTSILVSQSTLLLLPSSAR; encoded by the coding sequence GTTGGACAATTCCGCTCGCGATCGCATCTATGACGATCTGGGCCGCCTCGCCATCTCCATTCAGCGCACTTGTAGTTCTCTCCGGACTCTGCCTCGTGGTGGTAGCATTCACCTTCCCCTGGGATGATTGGGCTGTAGCACAAGGCGTGTGGGATTTTCCGTCAGACAGGGTCTTGTACCGTGTGCGCCACTTGCCGATCGAAGAGATTTTTTTCTTTGTGATCCAAACCATTCAGGTCGGCGCGTTAACGGCTGCTCTTGCAGCCTATATGCCCAGTACTTCACATGAAGACGTACGATTTGATACACAGACCTTGGTGTCCCTGAGCATCGTGTCATGCGCATGGGTAGGTGCCTGGTTTGTTGCACGTCGATGGAGAAGAGTAACAGTCTCCGTCACGTATGCGTGGCATTTGCTGTTCTGGTTCGCACCAGTGATCATCATGCAATGGGTTTTTGGGTGGCCTATCCTCGGACCACGGACATCGATCATCGTTTTGGCTTCAGTCTCCATCGGAACCATACTTGTCCTTTCGGACATATGGGCTGTGAAACGGGGCATCTGGTTCTTTGATGAGAAACAGATAACCGGGCTCAAGGCCTTCGGCGTGCTCCCGTGGGAGGAGATCGCTTTCTTCTACGTCACAAGTATCCTTGTCTCGCAAAGTACCTTGCTGTTGTTGCCTTCTTCAGCGCGATGA